The proteins below are encoded in one region of Pelecanus crispus isolate bPelCri1 chromosome 4, bPelCri1.pri, whole genome shotgun sequence:
- the RBM46 gene encoding putative RNA-binding protein 46: protein MHEENKAAANGCGKIRSGTQNEAALLALMEKTGYSMVQENGQRKFGGPPPGWEGPPPPRGCEVFVGKIPRDMYEDELVPVFERAGKIYEFRLMMEFSGENRGYAFVMYTTKEEAQLAIKILNNYEIRPGKFIGVCVSLDNCRLFIGAIPKEKKKEEILNEMKKVTEGVVDVIVYPNATDKTKNRGFAFVEYESHRAAAMARRRLIPGTFQLWGHTIQVDWADPEKEVDDETMQRVKVLYVRNLMISTTEDTIKAEFNKFKPGVVERVKKLRDYAFVHFFHREDAVAAMSLMNGRCIDGASIEVTLAKPVNKESTWKQHFNGQISPGSENLLGFPNKEDGHQKSLGKPASLSVHLNGQHSPAPPEVERCTYPFFPGTKLTPISMYSLKSSHFSSAAMHLDYFCNKNNWAPPEYYLYSTTSQDGKILLVYKVLIPGIADGSQSYFMPDKLCMTVEGAKELAAQFTLLHLAPEQAYITLLSLNAA from the exons atgcatgaagaaaataaagctgcagcAAATGGATGTGGCAAAATCCGAAGTGGCACTCAGAATGAGGCTGCTTTACTGGCCCTGATGGAGAAGACTGGATACAGCATGGTTCAAGAAAATGGGCAAAGAAAATTTGGTGGTCCTCCACCAG GTTGGGAAGGTCCTCCACCGCCTCGTGGATGTGAAGTTTTTGTGGGTAAGATTCCTCGTGATATGTATGAAGATGAATTAGTTCCTGTTTTCGAGAGAGCTGGGAAGATCTATGAGTTCAGACTGATGATGGAATTCAGTGGTGAGAATCGAGGCTATGCTTTTGTGATGTACACTACTAAAGAGGAAGCCCAGCTAGCCATCAAGATTCTTAATAATTACGAAATTCGTCCAGGGAAATTTATTGGTGTCTGTGTAAGCTTGGACAACTGCAGACTATTTATTGGAGcaattccaaaagaaaagaagaaagaagaaatactgaatgaaatgaaaaaagttacagaaggaGTGGTGGATGTCATTGTTTATCCAAATGCCACTGACAAAACTAAAAATCGTGGCTTTGCTTTTGTGGAATACGAATCTCACAGAGCAGCTGCGATGGCTAGAAGGCGGCTAATCCCAG GAACATTCCAACTCTGGGGACATACTATTCAAGTAGACTGGGCAGACCCGGAGAAAGAAGTTGATGACGAAACAATGCAGAGAGTTAAAGTATTATATGTAAGAAATTTAATGATATCTACTACAGAGGACACAATTAAAGCTGAATTCAACAAGTTCAAGCCAGGAGTAGTTGAACGTGTGAAGAAGCTGAGAGACTatgcttttgttcattttttccacCGAGAAGATGCAGTTGCTGCTATGTCTCTAATGAATGGAAGGTGCATTGATGGAGCTAGTATTGAGGTAACACTGGCAAAGCCAGTTAACAAAGAAAGTACTTGGAAGCAACATTTTAATGGTCAGATAAGTCCTGGTTCTGAAAATCTCTTAGGGTTTCCTAACAAAGAAGATGGTCATCAAAAATCCTTAGGGAAACCAGCAAGTCTTTCAGTTCATCTTAATGGTCAGCACAGTCCAGCCCCTCCTGAAGTTGAAAGATGTACATACCCGTTTTTTCCAGGAACAAAGCTTACTCCAATTAGCATGTATTCTTTAAAATCCAGTCACTTCAGTTCTGCAGCAATGCATCTGGAttatttttgcaataaaaataactggGCACCGCCAGAATACTACTTGTATTCAACCACAAGTCAGGATGGGAAAATACTCTTGGTGTACAAGGTGCTTATTCCTGGTATTGCAGATGGTTCCCAGAGTTATTTCATGCCAGACAAACTCTGCATGACAGTAGAAGGTGCAAAGGAATTGGCAGCACAGTTCACACTTCTACATCTAG CCCCTGAGCAAGCATATATAACTTTGCTGTCCCTGAATGCAGCATAG